CACCTATGGTGTCGAACGATTCGTCCGGATCGCTGCTGCGCAGAGCGACGTTGAACGTCTCCGCCACGCGCTCGACCGGCGTGTCGCCGCTCACGCGGTAGGTCTGGTCGGCCAAGCCGAAGATGTCGCCCTCTTCCTCTGGAACATCGAATTCGTCCTCGATCTCGCCGACGATTTCCTCGATCACGTCCTCGAAGGTCACCAGCCCCGCAATGCGACCGAACTCGTCGATCACGATGGCCATGTGGCTGCGCGAGCTGCGGAATTCGGTGGAAAGGTCGTTGAGGCTTTTGCTTTCCGGCACGAACAGCGCCGGGCGCACCATGGTGCGGATATTGAGATTCGGAGAGCGCGAGAGCTTGAGCAAATCCTTGGCGAGCAACACGCCGATGATGTTGTCGCGCTCGCCCTGATAGACCGGAAAGCGCGAGTGCGCCGTGCGGATCACCTGCAAAATCAGCT
This genomic stretch from Diaphorobacter sp. HDW4B harbors:
- a CDS encoding HlyC/CorC family transporter, whose product is MSDPHPARSSDKEDKRSLLQRVIEFINPGPNSTEELVAAMAEAEDDDVINADTRVLLERVLRMAEMTASDVMVPATRMDLLNIDEPIDELILQVIRTAHSRFPVYQGERDNIIGVLLAKDLLKLSRSPNLNIRTMVRPALFVPESKSLNDLSTEFRSSRSHMAIVIDEFGRIAGLVTFEDVIEEIVGEIEDEFDVPEEEGDIFGLADQTYRVSGDTPVERVAETFNVALRSSDPDESFDTIGGLIAHELGRVPRKGEHFDIGGLRFIVLHGKGGAVRWFKVSPAPADANGDDS